Part of the Brevibacillus marinus genome, AACATTTGTTCTTTCAAACTCTCCAAGAGGGCCAATGCTTCCCACTTTTTAAAGGATTTTATCTCTGCTGATCCTGTATCTGCCTTAATCGCTTCTTGTGTCAGAATCGTATCAAGAGAAACTGTTCCATTAAGATCATCACGCTCCCATAGCGGAATAGTGAAAGGGAGCCTAAATGCTCCCTTTTTATAATGAGTATTTAAAAACCAAAATCAAAGGCTAATTGGCCATTCGCCACCTTTTTCTTCTGCTGTGAAGGTTTTAATTCGACTACCTTAATATCGTAGAGATCAAAGAGATCCAGCTGCTCGCCTTGTTGAACAAATGTTTTTCTCTTCTCCTTGGCGGCTTGAAGATCTATGACCTCTGCTTTTGTTACCTCCTGTGTTTGCGCTTCTTCTTGCATCTCCTCGATGGGAGGAAGTCCGCAAAGGCGTCGTGTCTCATTGGCCAATGCCTTCATGCGCTGTTGCAGGAGTCTTTTGAAGTCTGCTTCCTTTACCGTCTCGACACCCTCAATATCTTTGGCTGCCAGCCTGGTCCAAGCATCAGCAACGTCAGAACCGGCAAAACAATTCGCTAAGTCACTGGCCAATGCAGATTGCGAATCGCGAGCATATTGGGCGAGACTCGATTTATCCAGCCGCCCCTCGACCATCATGGCATGTCCTCTGGCTGCCATAATTTTGAGGAACTGGCCCATCTGTTGAGTACCGTTGTAGACAAGATAGAACACGCGACATTCTCTATCTTGGCCAATTCTCCACGCCCTACGCCCCGCTTGACGTACCGCTAAAACCTCGTAGTTTAACTGGTAAAAGATGATCGTAGGCCAATGGAGTAAGTCTAATCCGACTTCCACCATTTTTAAGTTGCAAATGATGACCTTTTTACCTTGCTCCGCGAATTCGTCAATACGTTCCTGACGTTTGTCTGGATTTGGTTCATCAAGGATAACCGAATCGATCCCATGTGCTTTCAGAACTGTCTGGATGCGTTCGTTCATTTGGTAGGCACCGGTATAGTTGTTATAGATGACACAACCACGTCCCTCGGCCAGTTCCTGTTGAACGATCTCCACCAGCTTCCGTTCTTTGGCGTGATAGTAATCCTTCGGAAATACAGGTGCCTGTATCTTGGTTCCTTGTTCGTCCCCTACACACGCTCCAAACTCTACGTACGCTCCTAAATGTGGTGCATCTGCATAATTGATGGTTGCAGGAATAAATTTCGACCATGCACCCTTGATCCCCAAGGTGGCGCGTAATTTGCATTCCTTTTGCAGGTTTTCATGGAGTACCCGATATTCCCAGCCATGTGCGTCATCCATCGTGATAAAGATGGGTATTTCTTTCAACTCGACCAATGGCAGGCCGATATCGGGCAATTCCAGGAATGCGGCTTTATGCAATAGGTATTGGGCTGTCAGCTGGGGAGCGATCCCCGGTTCCTCTGTCGGCTGTTGAGGAACTCGTTTTTGGCGTGTGACCCATCCGTCATCGACTTCCTTAATCGTCACAACCTCTTTTATTTTTCCATAACGTCCTGCCCATTGAACCATACCAGTATTCCGATCAAACCCTTGGGCAAGTAGCGCTTTGGCATCAGTACGCCACAGGATTTCCTTGATTGAAGTGGACTTGCCGTTGACCAATGTTCCTGTGAGCAAAAGATTCTTTTTGGCTGCCCCGACCAGCTGATGCAGGGCATCTCCGCGCCCGCTGCCATCCGCCTTACATTGGTGAACTT contains:
- a CDS encoding DEAD/DEAH box helicase gives rise to the protein MNISLSTPERYFDAVFHLAVIDQSIEQNTKHLIAASYVGLETSVRAISAGFCEGRDVQIDSNGRFSRVLQDKYRRIERPIGLGDVTHGMVINARATINGLEECKYTNVSYVFAPDGDFEKALGEHVVHRFGMPREWLRQYEHLLRKHLQPLQIIRNPAFSMWDALVVKKLTINEDEMKNLVGEALRSGYLQIPESIINGVYRQGMTMQEYLRENATILAEKLNQKRPRHSPDQPLSPFIATMKRTPFPSQAHVIQGLFNTLKYENSVITSADMGTGKSIQAIGVAHVLHETRKQNNAKRGTAVLLSAPGITIPKWVKKEIGGTVHAKTEIIQSSEDALRLLRKIRKGYKPSGLEFWLVSIDRAKLDYEPYFAGVWKRLKGRKYDFAWHCPECSRPLERYDKDLLEMVPLGWGECAEGAPPEISDIHDALQTHTLQPNGLPKGFDVKWRRSQRVNECTHEDCCSRLWRPANKNRGETRNKARVNISRVLKKAKKFFDLLIVDEVHQCKADGSGRGDALHQLVGAAKKNLLLTGTLVNGKSTSIKEILWRTDAKALLAQGFDRNTGMVQWAGRYGKIKEVVTIKEVDDGWVTRQKRVPQQPTEEPGIAPQLTAQYLLHKAAFLELPDIGLPLVELKEIPIFITMDDAHGWEYRVLHENLQKECKLRATLGIKGAWSKFIPATINYADAPHLGAYVEFGACVGDEQGTKIQAPVFPKDYYHAKERKLVEIVQQELAEGRGCVIYNNYTGAYQMNERIQTVLKAHGIDSVILDEPNPDKRQERIDEFAEQGKKVIICNLKMVEVGLDLLHWPTIIFYQLNYEVLAVRQAGRRAWRIGQDRECRVFYLVYNGTQQMGQFLKIMAARGHAMMVEGRLDKSSLAQYARDSQSALASDLANCFAGSDVADAWTRLAAKDIEGVETVKEADFKRLLQQRMKALANETRRLCGLPPIEEMQEEAQTQEVTKAEVIDLQAAKEKRKTFVQQGEQLDLFDLYDIKVVELKPSQQKKKVANGQLAFDFGF